Genomic DNA from Veillonella criceti:
GCCTTAATACCAGCTGCTATTGGTGCGGCTCAGCAAAGTCTCACATTATTAGCCAACGATACATCCCTTTATACACAACTACAGCACAATATCGACTATATGACTCAGGCCCTATTGCGCCAAGGGATTGCCGTAACCCATAAAACAACGACCACAGGTTTAGTACACGACTATCAGCCAACACCGATTTTCCCAATTATTGTAGGTTCTGCTGAAAAAGCCTTACAGCTCTCTCAACAATTATTTGAAAAAGGTATTATTTTAACAGCCATTCGGCCACCTACAGTACCGCAAGGGGCTAGCCGTTTACGACTCACAGTAACCGCGGCTCACCAAGAGTCCGACTTACAATATGTGGCTGATACCTTAGGTCAACTTATTTAGTAAGTATTACGGAATCAAAATGCGTTCCATCGGCTAAATAAGCTTCTACCATTAATGAATTAGCTTGCTTACGAAGTACTAAGTAATTGTCACCATCTAAATAAGGTGATTTATATTCATCTAACGGATGGTCCATCCAAATATTAGCATACTTTACATCACCAGCAACCCCAGTCACAATATAATAAGGTCCCGTTGCACTTCGTTCAAAATTTTCTACATGACCACGACGTCGATACATATGATAATGAGCCGATAATACTAGATCTACCTTATATTTTTCAAAAGTAGGCATAAACATATCGCCAATTTCATTGATTCCTGGCACAGTATTGGGTGCCTTCGTATGAGGATAACGGAATGGGTCACGATGCATAAGGACTACCTTCCAAGGCTGTTTCGTATTTGCTAAATCCGCCTCTAACCAAGCTAATTGTTCAGCTTGTACCGCCTCACGATAAGTATCATTCATCTCTTGAAACTGTGTATTCAATACGACAAAATGAACGTCTCCATAATCGTATGAATAAAAAGCTCGTCTCGAAGAGTCACCTAATTGTTTACTATCTGGCTTCGCAGTAGGCGCGGCAAATTTAAAAAAGGTATCAAAAGCAGTCGGTTCCTTCATTTGCCAATCTAACGAATAATATTCGTGATTACCAATAACACCCGCTAATGGAATATTCGCAATCATAGGTTCGACTGCATCAAACCACGCATCCCATTGTGAAGCGGACTCCCCATTATCTACCAAATCGCCCATATTAACAAAAAAAGTAGCTTCAGGATTTTTCGTATACGCTGTTTCCACCAATTCATGCCAGCCTCTATAATCAGCCGATTGAGAATCAGGGAATACAAGGGCTACAAAATTACGATGATCAACCGTTTGTAAAGTATGCCAATCATTAGTGATTACATTTTGCCCTACTTGGTATTCATACGTCTTATTCGGTTCTAATTGCGTTAACTCAGCACGATATATATAGCGCACCACTTTATCCTCTTGTAAAGTGTCCATCGTAGCAGGCACAGACTGAATAGTACTGTCTGAAGCTCCCGCCTCTTTATAGAGCACTACCGGCTCTTCTGTCGCTTTACTTGTCTCCCACATAATAATACGGGAATGCGCCATATCTGGTGTCACTAATTGCCTAACATAGCGTGCTTCTGTACCGGCTTGTGGTACATAATGATAGTACAAACTACGACCTTG
This window encodes:
- a CDS encoding purple acid phosphatase family protein encodes the protein MKGYIKRQPWLVWLSTVFILVVVIGVIVSSTAWGANIMRQGRSLYYHYVPQAGTEARYVRQLVTPDMAHSRIIMWETSKATEEPVVLYKEAGASDSTIQSVPATMDTLQEDKVVRYIYRAELTQLEPNKTYEYQVGQNVITNDWHTLQTVDHRNFVALVFPDSQSADYRGWHELVETAYTKNPEATFFVNMGDLVDNGESASQWDAWFDAVEPMIANIPLAGVIGNHEYYSLDWQMKEPTAFDTFFKFAAPTAKPDSKQLGDSSRRAFYSYDYGDVHFVVLNTQFQEMNDTYREAVQAEQLAWLEADLANTKQPWKVVLMHRDPFRYPHTKAPNTVPGINEIGDMFMPTFEKYKVDLVLSAHYHMYRRRGHVENFERSATGPYYIVTGVAGDVKYANIWMDHPLDEYKSPYLDGDNYLVLRKQANSLMVEAYLADGTHFDSVILTK